The Primulina tabacum isolate GXHZ01 chromosome 16, ASM2559414v2, whole genome shotgun sequence genome window below encodes:
- the LOC142528943 gene encoding interactor of constitutive active ROPs 3-like isoform X1: MIILVLQFLTNSSGGPLRTSPRSTSSEVPQKNSSPQAELSQKTSPRVVRQLKSTPRYSDHTALSSNSASRAHKEGSPKDLERKSLRSPVSESVQRPGKVSDLETQISKLENDLKIVKDQLCSTEALKKEAREDAEESNQKLLALSSKLEESQKQLLEQSASEEVHKLVLQEALEGHDEEFQSQLEAIQRQHSHDLSLLASALNETEKLKVELENLTESEATLTKNSESAQSDLCVVKENLAEALLLVEDMKNQLRDSKKSEAQAQELVGETLTQLETAKKMVETLRSDGLKNMEAYDAIASELEESRARVKYLEEHVRKLEDDISSKDSHKEERKGEESAETEVISMKIEVERLKLALEASETRYSEEQVRSTEQMRKAFETAEQIKSTSSQREVELEMEIRKSRYEIEELKANLMDKETELQGICEENEGLAIKLTNTVSGQREHELKQELSKSKADRESLKSLLMNEEMEWKKLSEENEKLKLEIKKISNGKVSDDIVSDVDAAGMAEREALTKIGYMTEEIDKSNMKAARVAEQLEAAQAANAEMETELRRLKVQSDQWRKAAEAAAAMLSTGNNGQIRERTGSVDSHFGPRMGKLGSPYADDLDEELLKKKNANMITRLWKKPQK; this comes from the exons TCAGACCACACTGCGTTGTCTTCCAACTCAGCTAGTAGAGCACATAAGGAGGGAAGTCCTAAAGATTTGGAGCGCAAGTCACTTAGAAGCCCGGTATCTGAG AGCGTGCAACGCCCAGGTAAAGTTTCCGATCTAGAGACTCAGATTTCTAAGCTGGAGAATGATCTGAAAATTGTCAAGGATCAATTATGCTCAACCGAAGCAttaaagaaagaagcccgggaAGACGCTGAGGAATCAAACCAAAAGCTCTTAGCGCTGTCTTCAAAGCTTGAAGAATCTCAGAAGCAACTTCTGGAGCAGTCAGCTTCCGAGGAAGTTCACAAATTAGTGCTCCAGGAGGCGTTGGAAGGGCATGATGAAGAATTTCAATCTCAACTTGAGGCTATCCAGAGACAGCACTCCCATGATTTATCCTTGTTAGCTTCGGCCTTGAATGAGACAGAAAAACTCAAGGTCGAGCTTGAAAATTTGACAGAGTCTGAAGCTACATTGACAAAAAATTCGGAATCAGCACAAAGTGATCTCTGTGTGGTGAAAGAAAACTTGGCGGAAGCTCTCTTACTTGTGGAAGACATGAAGAACCAATTAAGAGACAGCAAAAAATCTGAGGCCCAGGCGCAAGAACTCGTGGGAGAAACTCTGACTCAACTGGAAACAGCAAAAAAGATGGTGGAGACACTTAGGTCGGATGGATTGAAAAACATGGAAGCATACGATGCTATAGCTTCTGAGCTGGAGGAATCAAGGGCTCGTGTTAAATATTTGGAAGAGCATGTAAGAAAACTTGAGGATGATATTAGCAGCAAAGACTCTCACAAGGAAGAGAGAAAAGGGGAAGAGTCCGCTGAAACAGAGGTTATATCTATGAAAATTGAAGTGGAACGATTAAAATTGGCTTTAGAAGCATCCGAGACTAgatacagtgaagaacaagttcGAAGCACGGAACAGATGAGAAAGGCTTTTGAAACGGCGGAGCAGATAAAATCGACATCAAGTCAGAGAGAAGTCGAGCTCGAGATGGAGATAAGGAAATCTAGATACGAAATTGAAGAGTTAAAAGCCAACCTGATGGATAAAGAGACTGAATTGCAAGGTATCTGTGAGGAGAACGAGGGACTGGCGATAAAACTCACAAATACAGTGTCGGGCCAAAGGGAACATGAACTGAAACAAGAACTCAGCAAATCAAAGGCAGACAGAGAAAGTTTGAAGTCCCTTTTGATGAATGAAGAGATGGAGTGGAAGAAATTATCAGAAGAGAACGAGAAGCTGAAACTCGAAATCAAGAAAATCAGCAATGGTAAAGTTAGCGATGATATTGTTTCAGATGTAGATGCAGCAGGGATGGCAGAAAGGGAGGCTCTAACGAAAATCGGGTACATGACTGAAGAAATCGATAAGAGTAACATGAAGGCAGCACGAGTGGCTGAGCAGTTGGAAGCAGCACAAGCAGCGAATGCAGAGATGGAAACCGAGTTACGAAGGCTAAAAGTGCAGTCAGATCAATGGCGGAAGGCTGCAGAGGCAGCAGCAGCAATGCTTTCAACGGGGAATAATGGTCAAATCAGGGAGAGAACTGGATCAGTGGACAGCCACTTCGGCCCTCGAATGGGAAAGTTAGGTTCACCTTACGCAGATGATCTAGATGAAGAGTTACTTAAGAAGAAAAACGCGAACATGATAACGAGGTTGTGGAAGAAGCCGCAGAAATAG
- the LOC142528943 gene encoding interactor of constitutive active ROPs 3-like isoform X2, with amino-acid sequence MQTPKARTNSSGGPLRTSPRSTSSEVPQKNSSPQAELSQKTSPRVVRQLKSTPRYSDHTALSSNSASRAHKEGSPKDLERKSLRSPVSESVQRPGKVSDLETQISKLENDLKIVKDQLCSTEALKKEAREDAEESNQKLLALSSKLEESQKQLLEQSASEEVHKLVLQEALEGHDEEFQSQLEAIQRQHSHDLSLLASALNETEKLKVELENLTESEATLTKNSESAQSDLCVVKENLAEALLLVEDMKNQLRDSKKSEAQAQELVGETLTQLETAKKMVETLRSDGLKNMEAYDAIASELEESRARVKYLEEHVRKLEDDISSKDSHKEERKGEESAETEVISMKIEVERLKLALEASETRYSEEQVRSTEQMRKAFETAEQIKSTSSQREVELEMEIRKSRYEIEELKANLMDKETELQGICEENEGLAIKLTNTVSGQREHELKQELSKSKADRESLKSLLMNEEMEWKKLSEENEKLKLEIKKISNGKVSDDIVSDVDAAGMAEREALTKIGYMTEEIDKSNMKAARVAEQLEAAQAANAEMETELRRLKVQSDQWRKAAEAAAAMLSTGNNGQIRERTGSVDSHFGPRMGKLGSPYADDLDEELLKKKNANMITRLWKKPQK; translated from the exons TCAGACCACACTGCGTTGTCTTCCAACTCAGCTAGTAGAGCACATAAGGAGGGAAGTCCTAAAGATTTGGAGCGCAAGTCACTTAGAAGCCCGGTATCTGAG AGCGTGCAACGCCCAGGTAAAGTTTCCGATCTAGAGACTCAGATTTCTAAGCTGGAGAATGATCTGAAAATTGTCAAGGATCAATTATGCTCAACCGAAGCAttaaagaaagaagcccgggaAGACGCTGAGGAATCAAACCAAAAGCTCTTAGCGCTGTCTTCAAAGCTTGAAGAATCTCAGAAGCAACTTCTGGAGCAGTCAGCTTCCGAGGAAGTTCACAAATTAGTGCTCCAGGAGGCGTTGGAAGGGCATGATGAAGAATTTCAATCTCAACTTGAGGCTATCCAGAGACAGCACTCCCATGATTTATCCTTGTTAGCTTCGGCCTTGAATGAGACAGAAAAACTCAAGGTCGAGCTTGAAAATTTGACAGAGTCTGAAGCTACATTGACAAAAAATTCGGAATCAGCACAAAGTGATCTCTGTGTGGTGAAAGAAAACTTGGCGGAAGCTCTCTTACTTGTGGAAGACATGAAGAACCAATTAAGAGACAGCAAAAAATCTGAGGCCCAGGCGCAAGAACTCGTGGGAGAAACTCTGACTCAACTGGAAACAGCAAAAAAGATGGTGGAGACACTTAGGTCGGATGGATTGAAAAACATGGAAGCATACGATGCTATAGCTTCTGAGCTGGAGGAATCAAGGGCTCGTGTTAAATATTTGGAAGAGCATGTAAGAAAACTTGAGGATGATATTAGCAGCAAAGACTCTCACAAGGAAGAGAGAAAAGGGGAAGAGTCCGCTGAAACAGAGGTTATATCTATGAAAATTGAAGTGGAACGATTAAAATTGGCTTTAGAAGCATCCGAGACTAgatacagtgaagaacaagttcGAAGCACGGAACAGATGAGAAAGGCTTTTGAAACGGCGGAGCAGATAAAATCGACATCAAGTCAGAGAGAAGTCGAGCTCGAGATGGAGATAAGGAAATCTAGATACGAAATTGAAGAGTTAAAAGCCAACCTGATGGATAAAGAGACTGAATTGCAAGGTATCTGTGAGGAGAACGAGGGACTGGCGATAAAACTCACAAATACAGTGTCGGGCCAAAGGGAACATGAACTGAAACAAGAACTCAGCAAATCAAAGGCAGACAGAGAAAGTTTGAAGTCCCTTTTGATGAATGAAGAGATGGAGTGGAAGAAATTATCAGAAGAGAACGAGAAGCTGAAACTCGAAATCAAGAAAATCAGCAATGGTAAAGTTAGCGATGATATTGTTTCAGATGTAGATGCAGCAGGGATGGCAGAAAGGGAGGCTCTAACGAAAATCGGGTACATGACTGAAGAAATCGATAAGAGTAACATGAAGGCAGCACGAGTGGCTGAGCAGTTGGAAGCAGCACAAGCAGCGAATGCAGAGATGGAAACCGAGTTACGAAGGCTAAAAGTGCAGTCAGATCAATGGCGGAAGGCTGCAGAGGCAGCAGCAGCAATGCTTTCAACGGGGAATAATGGTCAAATCAGGGAGAGAACTGGATCAGTGGACAGCCACTTCGGCCCTCGAATGGGAAAGTTAGGTTCACCTTACGCAGATGATCTAGATGAAGAGTTACTTAAGAAGAAAAACGCGAACATGATAACGAGGTTGTGGAAGAAGCCGCAGAAATAG